The Mycolicibacterium hassiacum DSM 44199 genome includes a window with the following:
- a CDS encoding DUF1906 domain-containing protein, translated as MSAPWSKPVARRSLLKGVAAAPAALTLGAGLSALTATAPTASGAPLGILLDYAAGVIKAADIKASGAIGAIRYVSDRRPGGEWMLGKPIQLAEARDLYQHGLKIVSCYQYGKQDTADWLGGYRAGVAHAKRGWQLHVAAGGSYGAPIYASIDDNPTYEQYKQLVAPYLKGWEAVLGRQRVGLYANSKTIEWAVQDGLCSYYWQHNWGSPGKVAHPAAHLHQVEIDKRKVGGVGVDINHILKPRFGQWD; from the coding sequence GTGTCCGCGCCCTGGTCGAAGCCGGTTGCTCGACGCAGTCTGCTCAAGGGTGTGGCCGCGGCACCGGCCGCGCTCACCCTGGGCGCTGGGTTGTCGGCCCTGACGGCGACCGCCCCGACCGCGTCGGGCGCTCCGTTGGGGATCCTGCTGGACTACGCCGCCGGCGTGATCAAGGCCGCCGACATCAAGGCGTCCGGCGCGATCGGCGCGATCCGGTACGTCTCGGACCGCCGCCCGGGCGGAGAGTGGATGCTCGGCAAGCCGATCCAGCTGGCCGAGGCGCGTGATCTGTATCAACACGGCCTCAAGATCGTGTCCTGCTACCAGTACGGCAAGCAGGACACCGCCGACTGGCTCGGTGGTTACCGGGCCGGGGTCGCCCACGCGAAGCGCGGATGGCAACTGCACGTGGCGGCCGGCGGATCCTACGGTGCGCCGATCTACGCCTCGATCGACGACAACCCGACCTACGAGCAGTACAAACAGTTGGTCGCGCCCTACCTCAAAGGCTGGGAGGCCGTACTGGGCCGCCAACGGGTCGGGCTATACGCCAACTCCAAGACCATCGAATGGGCGGTTCAGGACGGGTTGTGCTCGTATTACTGGCAGCACAACTGGGGCTCGCCCGGGAAGGTCGCTCACCCCGCCGCCCATCTCCATCAGGTGGAGATCGACAAGCGCAAAGTGGGCGGCGTCGGGGTCGACATCAACCACATTCTCAAGCCCCGATTCGGGCAGTGGGACTGA